The DNA sequence AAGAAAGATAATATGGATCAAGGGGGATACAGTGGCCCCCAAGGCCTGGTCCTGGATAGAATGCTTGGAACCCATATGGTTTGGATTTAGCGGCTTCTATAACTTCCCAAATATTAATCCCCATCTTTTCACTTAATATTGCAAGTTCATTGACCAAGCCGATATTGATATTTCTATATATGTTTTCAAGAATTTTTTCCATCTCTGCAACTGCAGGTGAAGATACACGATGGATTGGTGCTTCTAAAATACTCTCATAGAGTGCTGCAGCTACATCTGTACATTTAGGAGTAATCCCACCCACTACCTTAGGGGTGTTTTTTGTTTTAAAGGTAAAGTTCCCCGGATCCACACGTTCTGGTGAATAAGCCAAGAAGAAATCTTCACCACATTTCAATCCCGATTCTTCTAGTATTGGTTTAAGAAGTTCTTCTGTTGTTCCTGGATAAGTTGTAGATTCTAATACTATTAACATGTTTTTATGCATGTAAGGCACAATACTCTCAGCTGAAGTTTTAACATAACTGATATCAGGTTGTTGATACTTGTCTAGAGGAGTTGGAACGCATATACTTACACAGTCTGCTTGAGCTACTTTTTCGAAATTTGTAGTAGCCGATAAATAGCCAGAATTGACCAGAGACTCAAGGTCTTCATTTACCACATCACCAATATAGTTTTTCCCCTCGTTGACCATCTCTACTTTGGATTTTTGAACATCAAAACCTATAGTTTTATAACCTGCCTTTGCTTTTTCTACGGCTAATGGGAGACCTACATAACCTAGACCTATGACTCCAAGTGTTGCAGTTTTATTTAATAATTTTTCCTTTAAGTCATTTTGTAATATTGTACTTTTCATTATAAAAATTCTCCTTTAGTAAAATAAAAAAAGCTAATTCCTTTAGCTACTACAAGTGGGCTAATATGTTAATTAGCATTTAATACAAGATTTGAATTAACTTCTTTTATATTAAATTTATTGCAATCAGTCTTGAAAATTTTGTTTACGGATTCTTTTTAGGAGTCCTTTCCCTCTCTTAAATTGCCAACAAATGGATTTATCTACTAGTTTGAATTAGATTCAATAATATAATTCTCGGAAAAACATCTTTGAATTAATAATGTGCCAGCTTAAATATAATAAAAGGCTTCTGACAATTACGTATAAAATTAATTACTAATTTTATTTTAATTATTGATAACCTATTCTTCTGTTTCTCCATTTCTAATCAGATCATTTTCTTTACAAATTCTATAAATCCAATAAATTATAAAAATGTAATACACTGACATTAGTAATGAGACAATCTTTAAAGAATTACTGAATCCCCAAAAGTAAAATCCTAGAAAGAATATTGTAAAATATCCTATATTTGAAACTATTGATAGAATTGCAAATGTCCCTTGACGGTTTAGTAAGGTTGGAATTAAGGATAACGGTGATGATATAAAGTTAAAGAATATAAAAGGCATCAAATATTCTGCATACATACCAGCATCCTTCCATTCATCACCAAAAAAGAATATAAATAATTCTTTACTAAAGAAAAAAAGAATAGTGAATGGGATAATGCCTATTACGGTTAATATAATGATCAACTTTTTTAGTGTTGGTAAAATTAATTTTTTTGAATTTATCTGCTTTGCTAGTTCCTGATAATATACTTGTCCAATTGTTGTTCCTAGAATAGAAATCGGTGCTCTAACTACTCTGATTAAAAAAGCATAATTACCTACCAAAGCTGATGAATATAAAACTCCTAATAAAAACACCGTTCCCTGTTGGTTTAATGCATCGAACAATGCATGAGGTGCATTTACTAAAGGGAATTTTTTATATTTTCTCAATATAAAATTAACATTAGAACTATTATTGAGATCAAATACTTTTTTCAGTATAGAGTATTTAACATAATACACTGCTTGAATAAAAATCCCGATAATAAAGCCTAATATTAAACCAGTATAACTTGGAAATAATTTCCCGTATAGAGTTTGAAATGTAATCATTGATGCAGAGTTATTGAACTTCCCCATACTAATAGCTTTATATTTTTCATTTCTACTTAAAATATAATAAAAGATTTCAGAAATAGATATGAGAACAGCCAACAAAAGTACTAGGGTTACTATAATAATATTTGTATCTGAAGCCACAACATAGAAGATCCCAATAATTATGAATATAGGTAAAACAGCCATTAGAATTCTTAATGCCGAGTTCGATATCATATTAGCTTCTTCTTGAGAGTCTGGAATTATTATTGCTCTTTCTACTTTAAAAGTAAAAAAAATACTTATTATGATAGCTACAGATAAAATAACTGAATATATGCCAAACTCTTTTGGTGTATATATTCTAGACAAAATGGGAGAAGCAAGGATTGGTATTGCTTGAGCTAATACTGTACCACTCAACAGTGTAGTAACATTTTTAAATACTTTATTATCTTTTAGTAACTTCATATAATTCTGTCCATATTTCTATTAAGTATTCTGCAAAAATTTCAACTCTATGATTTTTTTTGCATGACTCCTTTGCCTTTTTTGCTAATTTAGATCTTAAATCAATATCTTTCATTAACAACTCTAATCCATCCGTTAGTTCAGTAACATTCTTCCCGCTAATAAGGATTCCATTTGAGGGATTAACAAGTTTATTGGTTTCACCAACATCAGTTGCAATAACAGCATTTTCACAACTAATAGCTTCTAGTAAGGACTGCGAAGGATAGTTTTCATTTTTCTGGAGCGAACAAAAAATCACAGATTTAGATAATACTTCTTGTGTTTTTCTAGTACTATATATATATACGGATTCTTCTAGCCTGTTCTCAATGATAAATTTTTTTAATACAGGTTCTAGCTTTCCACCTCCCACTAAATGAAATTCCCACCCCTTACGTACATTCTTCTTCAATTTATTAATAGCTTTCAAAAATAGCATAGGATTTTTTGATTCAATAAATCGACCACAAAAAGTTATGATATTCTCTTTTTCTGTTGGCATATAACGTTTATAATCTGTAAATGAACAAGGACTAACTCTTATTTTATTTTTATGTTTAATGCCATAAGTTGAATTTCGAAAGCTCTCATAAAGTGAATCAATAGTTTTAGCATGTTTAAAAAGATACTTTCCAATGACCTTTGTCATTAAATCTAACTTATCATTAGTTGAAAAATAGTATAGTGCTACTGTAATAACAAAAGGGATTCTCTTAAAAACCAAAAATTTATAAAATGGAATCAGCGACTTCTGTATCAATGGTAAATGGACAATATCAATTTTGTCTTTAATAATTTGTTTTTGTACCCATATGTTGAATTTAAGTATTTCTATTTTACTTCCATTATAGTCATCATAACTAACAATATTTTGCTTTATATTTGGCCCTATTAAATTTACAATTTCCTTTTCTAGCTGCTTATTTACATATAGGTAAACTTCATTTTCTTGGCTAACTAAGTATTCTACTACTCGAGCAAATCTTCTCTCTGCTCCTCCCCCCATACTTAAGGAAGCTCCTCCGTACATGACTATTCCTATCTTCAATTAACTCCCCCCCTTAAATTTCACAAAAGTTATTCCAAAAAGCATCCACCATGTCCATAATTGCAAAACATTTCCTACAGTTAAACTAATCGGAATAAAAGAAACTAATATTGACAAGTAAATAATTCTATTCTCATGGTTAGCAATTAAATTTGTAACTATACTCTTAGAGTATAGGAAAACAAATAATAATGATCCGAGAATTCCTGTTTCAACAAGAATCTGAATCCACCAATTGTGAAAGGCTAGAACTTTACTATTTAATACTTCTTCATATATTACTGAGTATGAGGAACCAAAACCGTGTCCCAAAAGAGGGTTCTCTTGAAATTTTTCTATACCTACTTTCCAAACCATGTTCCTGCTACCAAAGCTAGAATCTGCACTTTCCCATACTTCACCCGAGAAAATATCAGAGATCTCATATAATTTCAGCTCAATTTCCCTTGGTAAATAATCTTTCTCTAAAAGGAATATAGTTAAAACTGTAATTATTACGCAAGAAATTATAACTTTAATAAAATATGTTCTCTTCTTTGTAAAGTGGAATATAAATATTAAGTAAACTAGCGTTAAAGACACTACTATCCCTTTAGATCCTGTTCGAAAAACAAAGTATATAACCAAGATATTTATAAAAACATTAAACACTAACTTTATTTTTTTTGATGTTAGCGTCCGTTGAATTATAAATGGAAGTAATAATACCATTGTTGCTCCAAAGAACGCAGGGTTAAAAAATAGGGATATTATTTCATTCTTAAATTCGGATTGCGTTGAGATTTGTAGCCGAAATCCTAGAATAGCATCTAATGAAGCAAACATTAATGAAATTAGTAGAATAGTATATGCAAGGCGGTATTCAAGATTTTTTGTTTTTATATATATTCCCAAGTAAAAAAGTATATAAGAAATAATCAGGAAAGTGAAAGCCTGTATAGCCCCTGCCTTATCATTGTTCCATGAAATACTAAGGAATGAAAATACTATTAATATCATAAAAACAGGTTCTGTTCCTAGATTTACAACTTTTATTTTTTGATTTTGAATAATCTTAAACGAAGTAACAACTAATGCTAGTATTAATAAAATTCTATTAACACTAATCGCAGTTCCTAAAACACTAAAGGGTAATAGTAAAGATGCATCAAATGGAAAAAGTATTGCCACAATGAACCAAAGTTTAACTAGAAAGTTACCTTTGTAATGATTAAATATCATCATAATCCTCTAATTAAACTTTCATAGGTCTCTTTTAGGAGTAAAATAGAGTCTTTTTGGTTATACTTTTTTTCTATTTTTTCCCTATTTTTTAACCCCATTTTAATAATATCCACATTATGCTTAATAAATATGTTTTCTAATATTGTCAGTAATTGTACTTTATCTTTAGGTTTAAATAAAAAACCATTTTCCCCTTCTTCTACTATTTCAGGTACACCTCCAACATTGGTTGATATCACCATTCTTTGACACGCACCTGCTTCCATAATGACAGTTGGGAGTCCTTCACTATGACTAGGCAAGATAAGAATCCCAGATTTTTTAATTTCAGTAAGAACACTTTTATTATTAAGGGATCCTAGTAAACTTATATTTTTTATATTATTAACCTTAATAAAGTTCTCAATATTTTCTTTTTCTATACCGTCTCCAATTATCTTCAGTCTTATTTCTTTAGAAGAAAATTTATTATTGAACATTTTAATGGTATCAATTAAATCTAAAACTCCTTTAGAGTTTAGTAGGTTACCGACATAAACCATTTCTCTTAAATTTATCTGACTGTTCTCTTTAATAGTCTCGTCAATACTATCTATATTTATCCCAATTTTATTTGTAATTACATTTACGTTTGAACTAATCTTTTTTACCTTTTTCCTTAAGTCTTCACTAACACTAAGGACTAAATCCATATTGGTGAGAGCATGTTTTATAGCATTATAATACTTATTATTTAATGTAGGATATTTATTAATATCACTCCCATGGACTGTTAATATAGTTGGTATATTAACTTTTTTTCTTATATTTGCCACTGCGACACCCACTGGTATTGCAAAATGTGCATGAATCAAGTCAAATTTTACATCACTTTTGTGAATATAAGATAAAATTAACCTTTCTATTTGCTTTGCAGCAAAAACTTGGGAAAGATTTCTTGGTAGATTCAGAAATCTTTTCCTTACATAGTTTAACTTGCTGTTAGTTTTAGTTTTGTTCTTACTTAAATTACTCATATTTTGTATAAGGTCAGATATCAAAGAAGTACAATGCAAAACATAAAAATTATAATCTTTATATTCACTTTTAAAATAATTTATTTGATTTTCTATAAAAACCCCACTGTATTTTTGAGTACTAGTAGGAAAAAAAGGGGTAATTACAAGAATATTTTTCATTTTACTTCTCCTTGATACATTTTTAATAATCCATTCTCACATGTTACTCTTACTCAACATATACCTATACTTTTAATGAATAAGAAACATCTTTTAAAAATATCAATGTCATTCATATTTTTTGTATGGATTACTATGTCGAAAAAAACTCACAATTTAAAGCATAGTATCTCTAAGTTTATTTACTTTATCATTGTTAAATAAATATTTCTCATTTCTATTAAAACATCATTAAGTGAGTATGCCTTGACAAACATTAAACTATTTTCCCCAAATGTTTTTCTAAGATTTTGTGATTTATATAACTCTTCAATTGCTCTAGCAAAGCCTTCTATATCATTTTCCCTTAATATATAACCATTTTCCCCCTCATGCACTAAATCCCGATTCCCTCTACACTCAGTGGCGATTATTGGTAATCCAGTGGCCATAGCTTCCAGAATATTGACCGGTAGTCCTTCTCTTCGAGAAGATGAAACACCAATATCTGAAATAGCTAATAGATTAGGTATATCGTTTCGATAACCTAAAAAATTCACACTATCACTTATCCCAAACTTATTAGCCAATTCTCTATAACTGTCTTTTAAAGGACCCTCTCCAGCCAGTAATAACTTTACATTTGGTATTTTATTTATAATTTGGTAAACAGCGTTAATAAGCAAGTCTTGATGTTTGTTATAATTCAGTTCGGCAGCAAAAAATAGTATAAAATCTTCGTTATTATAAGAATATTCCCTTCGAAGAGACGATTTTCTTTCAGAATCCTGTACTGAAAACTTGTTCAATTCAATACCGACACCATGAATTTTATAAATAGAATTTTTGCTTTTTAGTTTAAATTTATTAGCAAAAACATAATCTTCTTCGTTCATTGTTATGATTGCATCCGTGTACTTTGCTGCAATTTTTTCCATGGGGTAAAATAATAACCAGTTCTTTATTGGTGCACCCTTAAAAAAGTGAAAACCGTGAGCAGTATATAAAATCTTCAAATTAGACATTTTTCTACATGCAACCCTTGTTAATAATGATGCTATTGGAGTATGAGTATGAATAATGTCATAACCTATGTTTTTTACAATTTTTTTTATTTTTTTGTAAGCATTTAAATTCTGTTTTTTCAAGGGTGACCTTTGAAATTTAATATCGTGAATTTCACATCCTAATTTAATTAACTCTGGATTTACTTCTCTTATAATATTAAATGCAACATCAACTTGGTGTCCTTGTCTTACCAAAAGTCGTATATGAGGTATCAAAAATGCATCAACTGTACTGGAGACTGTTGTAACAAATAATATTTTCATTATCTAATTCCTCATTTTAAATATGGTTTCCCATTAATATATTTTATGTTTAATACTTATCATAAATCTGTAGAGAAACTACTTTGTCTAATTTTTAATCATTTATTCTCTCCGCTTTACTACCTTTAAAGTACTCCATTGTAGCAGCAGTCTCTGAATTAATTCCTTCTCTTAAAGTAACCTTTTTTATTGTCGAAAAAATAATCTTCCAATCATTTTTAAAACTCAAATTATCCACATACTTTAAATCTAAATTAAACTTATCTTCCCAACTAATAGCATTTCTACCACTCACCTGTGCTAAGCCGGATAAACCAGGTCTTACTTTATGCCTTTTCTTTTGTTGTTCAGTATACAAAGGAAGATACTGCACTAACAATGGTCTTGGACCTATAATGGACATATCCCCCTTCAAAATATTAAAAAGTTCCGGCAGTTCATCAAGAGATGTAGAACGCAGCAGTTTACCAAACTTCGTCAATCTAACACTATCAGGTAGTAACTCCCCATTCTTATCTCTCTCATTCGTCATTGTCCTAAATTTATACATCATAAAAATCTCTTCGTTCAACCCAGGTCTCTGTTGTTTGAAAAGAACAGGACTGCCTAACTTCGTTCTA is a window from the Bacillus infantis NRRL B-14911 genome containing:
- a CDS encoding lipopolysaccharide biosynthesis protein; the encoded protein is MKLLKDNKVFKNVTTLLSGTVLAQAIPILASPILSRIYTPKEFGIYSVILSVAIIISIFFTFKVERAIIIPDSQEEANMISNSALRILMAVLPIFIIIGIFYVVASDTNIIIVTLVLLLAVLISISEIFYYILSRNEKYKAISMGKFNNSASMITFQTLYGKLFPSYTGLILGFIIGIFIQAVYYVKYSILKKVFDLNNSSNVNFILRKYKKFPLVNAPHALFDALNQQGTVFLLGVLYSSALVGNYAFLIRVVRAPISILGTTIGQVYYQELAKQINSKKLILPTLKKLIIILTVIGIIPFTILFFFSKELFIFFFGDEWKDAGMYAEYLMPFIFFNFISSPLSLIPTLLNRQGTFAILSIVSNIGYFTIFFLGFYFWGFSNSLKIVSLLMSVYYIFIIYWIYRICKENDLIRNGETEE
- a CDS encoding glycosyltransferase, whose protein sequence is MKNILVITPFFPTSTQKYSGVFIENQINYFKSEYKDYNFYVLHCTSLISDLIQNMSNLSKNKTKTNSKLNYVRKRFLNLPRNLSQVFAAKQIERLILSYIHKSDVKFDLIHAHFAIPVGVAVANIRKKVNIPTILTVHGSDINKYPTLNNKYYNAIKHALTNMDLVLSVSEDLRKKVKKISSNVNVITNKIGINIDSIDETIKENSQINLREMVYVGNLLNSKGVLDLIDTIKMFNNKFSSKEIRLKIIGDGIEKENIENFIKVNNIKNISLLGSLNNKSVLTEIKKSGILILPSHSEGLPTVIMEAGACQRMVISTNVGGVPEIVEEGENGFLFKPKDKVQLLTILENIFIKHNVDIIKMGLKNREKIEKKYNQKDSILLLKETYESLIRGL
- a CDS encoding sugar transferase → MRNSKGGIYRRFLKRPMDLTLSLIAIIVLSPILLVVAVLVRTKLGSPVLFKQQRPGLNEEIFMMYKFRTMTNERDKNGELLPDSVRLTKFGKLLRSTSLDELPELFNILKGDMSIIGPRPLLVQYLPLYTEQQKKRHKVRPGLSGLAQVSGRNAISWEDKFNLDLKYVDNLSFKNDWKIIFSTIKKVTLREGINSETAATMEYFKGSKAERIND
- a CDS encoding glycosyltransferase family 4 protein — translated: MKILFVTTVSSTVDAFLIPHIRLLVRQGHQVDVAFNIIREVNPELIKLGCEIHDIKFQRSPLKKQNLNAYKKIKKIVKNIGYDIIHTHTPIASLLTRVACRKMSNLKILYTAHGFHFFKGAPIKNWLLFYPMEKIAAKYTDAIITMNEEDYVFANKFKLKSKNSIYKIHGVGIELNKFSVQDSERKSSLRREYSYNNEDFILFFAAELNYNKHQDLLINAVYQIINKIPNVKLLLAGEGPLKDSYRELANKFGISDSVNFLGYRNDIPNLLAISDIGVSSSRREGLPVNILEAMATGLPIIATECRGNRDLVHEGENGYILRENDIEGFARAIEELYKSQNLRKTFGENSLMFVKAYSLNDVLIEMRNIYLTMIK
- a CDS encoding glycosyltransferase family 4 protein: MKIGIVMYGGASLSMGGGAERRFARVVEYLVSQENEVYLYVNKQLEKEIVNLIGPNIKQNIVSYDDYNGSKIEILKFNIWVQKQIIKDKIDIVHLPLIQKSLIPFYKFLVFKRIPFVITVALYYFSTNDKLDLMTKVIGKYLFKHAKTIDSLYESFRNSTYGIKHKNKIRVSPCSFTDYKRYMPTEKENIITFCGRFIESKNPMLFLKAINKLKKNVRKGWEFHLVGGGKLEPVLKKFIIENRLEESVYIYSTRKTQEVLSKSVIFCSLQKNENYPSQSLLEAISCENAVIATDVGETNKLVNPSNGILISGKNVTELTDGLELLMKDIDLRSKLAKKAKESCKKNHRVEIFAEYLIEIWTELYEVTKR
- a CDS encoding O-antigen ligase family protein; translated protein: MMIFNHYKGNFLVKLWFIVAILFPFDASLLLPFSVLGTAISVNRILLILALVVTSFKIIQNQKIKVVNLGTEPVFMILIVFSFLSISWNNDKAGAIQAFTFLIISYILFYLGIYIKTKNLEYRLAYTILLISLMFASLDAILGFRLQISTQSEFKNEIISLFFNPAFFGATMVLLLPFIIQRTLTSKKIKLVFNVFINILVIYFVFRTGSKGIVVSLTLVYLIFIFHFTKKRTYFIKVIISCVIITVLTIFLLEKDYLPREIELKLYEISDIFSGEVWESADSSFGSRNMVWKVGIEKFQENPLLGHGFGSSYSVIYEEVLNSKVLAFHNWWIQILVETGILGSLLFVFLYSKSIVTNLIANHENRIIYLSILVSFIPISLTVGNVLQLWTWWMLFGITFVKFKGGS
- a CDS encoding nucleotide sugar dehydrogenase → MKSTILQNDLKEKLLNKTATLGVIGLGYVGLPLAVEKAKAGYKTIGFDVQKSKVEMVNEGKNYIGDVVNEDLESLVNSGYLSATTNFEKVAQADCVSICVPTPLDKYQQPDISYVKTSAESIVPYMHKNMLIVLESTTYPGTTEELLKPILEESGLKCGEDFFLAYSPERVDPGNFTFKTKNTPKVVGGITPKCTDVAAALYESILEAPIHRVSSPAVAEMEKILENIYRNINIGLVNELAILSEKMGINIWEVIEAAKSKPYGFQAFYPGPGLGGHCIPLDPYYLSWKAREYGFHTSMIESSMIVNDRMPEYCVERASKILNKVKKAMNGSRVLVLGVAYKKDIDDYRESAALRVIKELEKEGAKVTYFDPYIPEYNDHGDIKRGENGLTAELIEKADLVMITTDHTMVDYSLVQEHAKAIFDTKNAMKDITNRENIELL